From the genome of Mesorhizobium japonicum MAFF 303099, one region includes:
- a CDS encoding TRAP transporter substrate-binding protein: MDRRSFIRKAGVTGVGAAAAAATLAAPAIAQSNPKVTWRLASSFPKSLDTIYGGAEVFSKMLSEATDGNFQIQVFAAGELVPGLQAADATTAGTVEACHTVAYYYWGKDPTWALGAAVPFSLNARGMNAWHYHGGGIDLFNEFLATQGLFGLPGGNTGVQMGGWFRKEINTVADLAGLKMRIGGFAGKVVQKLGVVPQQIAGGDIYPALEKGTIDAAEWVGPYDDEKLGFYKVAPYYYYPGWWEGGPTVHLMFNKAKYDELSPAYKSLLRTAAQAADADMLQKYDYVNPAAVKRLVAGGAKLRPFSQEIMAACFEKANEVYAEMEASNAPFKRIWESIKGFRKEHYLWAQVAEYNYDTFMMVQQRNGKL, encoded by the coding sequence ATGGATCGTCGTTCATTCATTCGCAAGGCCGGCGTGACCGGCGTCGGCGCCGCCGCGGCGGCGGCAACGCTTGCGGCCCCGGCAATCGCCCAGTCCAACCCCAAGGTGACATGGCGACTGGCGTCGTCCTTCCCGAAGTCGCTCGACACCATCTATGGCGGCGCCGAGGTGTTCTCCAAGATGCTGTCGGAAGCCACCGACGGTAATTTCCAGATCCAGGTCTTTGCCGCTGGCGAACTCGTGCCGGGCCTGCAGGCCGCCGACGCCACCACGGCCGGCACGGTCGAAGCCTGCCACACGGTCGCATATTATTACTGGGGCAAGGACCCGACATGGGCGCTCGGCGCGGCGGTTCCCTTTTCGCTCAACGCGCGCGGCATGAATGCCTGGCACTATCATGGCGGCGGCATCGACCTGTTCAATGAGTTCCTCGCCACGCAAGGTCTCTTCGGCCTGCCGGGCGGCAATACAGGCGTGCAGATGGGTGGCTGGTTCCGCAAGGAAATCAACACGGTCGCCGACCTCGCGGGCCTCAAGATGCGCATCGGCGGCTTCGCCGGCAAGGTGGTGCAGAAGCTCGGCGTCGTGCCGCAGCAGATCGCCGGCGGCGACATCTACCCGGCGCTTGAAAAAGGCACGATCGACGCCGCCGAATGGGTCGGCCCCTATGACGACGAGAAGCTCGGCTTCTACAAGGTCGCGCCCTATTACTACTATCCCGGCTGGTGGGAAGGCGGCCCGACGGTGCATTTGATGTTCAACAAGGCGAAATACGACGAGCTGTCGCCGGCCTACAAGTCGCTGCTGCGCACCGCCGCGCAAGCCGCCGACGCCGACATGCTGCAGAAATACGACTATGTGAACCCGGCGGCGGTGAAGCGGCTGGTCGCCGGTGGCGCCAAACTGCGTCCGTTCAGCCAGGAGATCATGGCCGCCTGCTTCGAAAAGGCCAACGAGGTCTATGCCGAAATGGAGGCCTCGAATGCGCCGTTCAAGAGGATCTGGGAATCGATCAAGGGCTTCCGCAAGGAGCACTATCTCTGGGCGCAGGTGGCCGAGTACAACTACGACACCTTCATGATGGTGCAGCAGCGCAACGGCAAGCTGTAA
- a CDS encoding VOC family protein, protein MKLNHLNLVTSEVAALAGFFTSHFGFETVAMRGKDAFAILRGADGFALNLMMPGKGQSAAYPDGSHIGFFVDSPDPVHAKQAELTEAGFAPGEVEDLTRGGFKSTTFYCMAPGGILVEVGSSRT, encoded by the coding sequence ATGAAACTGAACCATCTCAACCTCGTCACATCGGAAGTCGCGGCTCTTGCCGGCTTCTTCACCAGCCATTTCGGCTTCGAAACGGTCGCCATGCGCGGCAAGGATGCCTTCGCAATCCTGCGCGGAGCCGATGGCTTTGCCCTCAACCTGATGATGCCGGGCAAGGGACAATCCGCCGCTTACCCAGACGGCTCTCACATCGGCTTTTTCGTCGACAGCCCAGACCCTGTGCACGCCAAGCAGGCCGAATTGACGGAAGCAGGCTTCGCGCCGGGCGAGGTTGAGGACCTGACGCGCGGCGGCTTCAAGTCAACGACCTTCTACTGCATGGCGCCGGGCGGAATACTGGTCGAGGTCGGTTCCTCACGGACCTGA
- a CDS encoding TRAP transporter large permease, with product MEFIAQNMAPIMFASLIIFLLIGYPVAFSLAANGLMFFFIGVLLSPYSGGSINLAWPLLHALPDNFYGSRVMSNDTLLAIPFFTFMGIVLERSGMAEDLLDTIGQLFGPIRGGLAYAVIFVGALLAATTGVVAASVIAMGLISLPIMLRYGYDRRLAAGVIAASGTLAQIIPPSLVLIVLADQLGRSVGDMYAGALIPGLVLTGLYALYILIMSIVRPKSVPALPLEARTLGHGVLSLLVALVVAVAISYAAYRYLAPAHGDNADILGATVGVLFIYIVAIADKRLNFNMMSRLAQQVVIVLIPPLALIFLVLGTIFLGIATPTEGGAMGSVGALIMAAAKGRLSLDVIKQALTSTTRLSSFVLFILIGARVFSLTFYGVNGHIWVEHLLISLPGGEVGFLIGVNILVFFLAFFLDFFELAFIIVPLLAPAADKLGIDLIWFGVLLGVNMQTSFMHPPFGFALFYLRSVAARVPYLDRLTGKQIAPVTTGQIYWGAVPFVLIQVVMIGLTISFPQMVMRYKSTVIDPGTIDYKVPEVPGLSPLGVPPANGTAPANGGSAPAAPGTPDLSQPPSFGETPPAKPAAPAPDLSQPPSFN from the coding sequence ATGGAATTCATCGCCCAGAACATGGCGCCGATCATGTTCGCCTCGCTGATCATCTTCCTGCTGATTGGCTACCCCGTGGCCTTCTCGCTGGCCGCCAACGGCTTGATGTTTTTCTTCATCGGCGTGCTCCTCTCGCCCTATTCTGGTGGATCGATCAATCTCGCCTGGCCGCTTCTGCACGCACTGCCGGATAATTTCTACGGCTCGAGGGTGATGTCGAACGACACGCTACTGGCCATTCCGTTCTTCACCTTCATGGGCATCGTGCTCGAACGATCAGGGATGGCCGAGGATCTGCTCGACACGATCGGCCAGTTGTTCGGACCGATCCGCGGCGGCCTCGCCTACGCGGTGATCTTCGTCGGCGCGCTGCTGGCGGCGACCACCGGCGTGGTCGCGGCATCCGTCATCGCCATGGGTCTGATCTCGCTGCCGATCATGCTGCGCTACGGCTATGACCGCCGGCTGGCTGCCGGTGTCATCGCGGCATCCGGCACGCTGGCCCAGATCATCCCGCCATCGCTGGTGCTGATCGTGCTTGCCGACCAGCTCGGCCGCTCGGTCGGCGACATGTACGCCGGCGCACTGATCCCGGGGCTGGTGCTGACCGGCCTCTACGCGCTCTACATCCTCATCATGTCGATCGTTCGGCCGAAATCGGTGCCGGCGCTGCCACTCGAGGCACGCACGCTCGGTCACGGTGTCCTGTCGCTGCTGGTGGCGCTGGTGGTGGCGGTGGCCATCTCCTATGCCGCGTATCGCTATCTCGCGCCAGCTCATGGCGACAATGCCGACATTCTCGGTGCCACCGTGGGGGTGCTCTTCATCTACATCGTGGCAATTGCCGACAAACGCCTGAACTTCAACATGATGTCCAGGCTGGCGCAGCAGGTGGTCATCGTGCTGATCCCGCCGCTGGCACTGATCTTCCTGGTGCTTGGCACCATCTTCCTCGGCATCGCCACCCCGACCGAGGGCGGCGCCATGGGCTCTGTCGGCGCGTTGATCATGGCGGCGGCAAAGGGCCGGCTGTCGCTGGACGTGATCAAGCAGGCACTGACCTCGACGACACGGCTGTCGTCCTTCGTGCTGTTCATCCTGATCGGCGCGCGCGTGTTCTCGCTCACCTTCTACGGCGTCAACGGCCACATCTGGGTCGAACACCTTTTGATCTCGCTGCCGGGCGGCGAAGTCGGCTTCCTGATCGGCGTCAACATCCTCGTCTTCTTCCTGGCCTTCTTCCTCGACTTCTTCGAACTGGCCTTCATCATCGTGCCACTGCTGGCGCCGGCCGCCGACAAGCTCGGCATCGACCTGATCTGGTTCGGCGTGCTGCTGGGCGTCAACATGCAGACCAGCTTCATGCATCCGCCCTTCGGCTTCGCACTGTTCTACCTGCGTTCGGTCGCCGCGCGCGTGCCCTATCTCGACCGCCTTACCGGCAAGCAGATCGCGCCCGTGACGACCGGCCAGATCTATTGGGGCGCGGTGCCCTTCGTGCTGATCCAGGTGGTGATGATCGGGCTGACGATCTCCTTCCCGCAAATGGTGATGCGCTACAAGAGCACGGTGATCGATCCGGGCACAATCGACTACAAGGTGCCGGAGGTGCCCGGCCTGTCGCCGCTCGGCGTGCCACCGGCAAACGGCACGGCTCCGGCCAATGGCGGCAGCGCACCGGCCGCGCCCGGCACGCCGGATCTGTCGCAACCGCCGAGTTTCGGCGAGACGCCTCCCGCCAAGCCGGCGGCACCGGCCCCGGACCTTTCGCAGCCGCCGAGCTTCAATTGA
- a CDS encoding TRAP transporter small permease subunit, translating into MQGPLALSRGIDRLNEFIGKSVAWLILLAILVSAANAVIRKIFDISSNAWLELQWYLFGAAFMLAAAYTLKQNEHIRIDIVYGLFSRRVQHWIDLLGHLLFLMPFVTLMVIYFVPYVSLSFRSGEMSNNSGGLIIWPAKAILLVGFFLLALQGISEIIKKIAIMRGDMDDPNPFISAHEQAELEAKALADEVRS; encoded by the coding sequence ATGCAAGGGCCGCTCGCTCTGTCACGAGGCATCGACCGCCTCAACGAATTCATCGGCAAATCGGTAGCCTGGCTGATCCTGCTGGCGATCCTGGTGAGCGCGGCCAACGCCGTCATCCGCAAGATCTTCGACATTTCGTCGAATGCCTGGCTGGAGCTGCAATGGTATTTGTTCGGCGCCGCCTTCATGCTGGCCGCCGCCTATACGCTGAAGCAGAACGAGCATATCCGCATCGACATCGTCTACGGCCTGTTTTCCCGCCGCGTACAGCACTGGATCGACCTTCTCGGCCATCTCCTGTTCCTGATGCCGTTCGTGACGCTGATGGTCATCTATTTCGTGCCCTACGTGTCGCTGTCGTTCCGCAGCGGCGAGATGTCCAACAATTCCGGTGGTCTCATCATCTGGCCGGCCAAGGCCATCCTGCTGGTCGGTTTTTTCCTGCTCGCGCTGCAGGGCATCTCCGAAATCATCAAGAAGATCGCCATCATGCGCGGCGACATGGACGACCCCAATCCGTTCATATCGGCACATGAGCAAGCCGAACTCGAAGCCAAGGCATTGGCCGACGAGGTGCGCTCATGA
- a CDS encoding branched-chain amino acid ABC transporter permease gives MLYFFQQVLNGLHSGALYALLAFGYVLINGILHRTNLAYGALFAFSGQAMILSVAFGYQVLWLTLLVSVLFGVVAAFLYAALISHVLSRSVFEPLADRSPNAIVVTTLGILIVLSEASRIAADTHDLWLPPMLAQPIVFAEGAGFKATLTLIQVLDCAVVLAAVALATSAFARSSFGRRWRAVSDDPRAAALCGVDVRGVFRHAVLLGGFCAALAGVMASLYYGNVSFGSGLVYGLKILFVTAVGGYLSPPRAALGAAAFGMAESLWAGYFPIEWRDAWMYLFLVAMLILIGAGRDTGKVV, from the coding sequence ATGCTCTATTTCTTCCAGCAGGTGCTGAACGGGCTGCATTCCGGCGCGCTCTATGCGTTGCTCGCCTTCGGCTACGTGCTGATCAACGGCATCCTGCACCGCACCAACCTCGCCTATGGCGCGCTGTTCGCCTTCAGCGGACAGGCAATGATCCTGAGCGTCGCCTTCGGCTACCAGGTGCTGTGGCTGACGCTGCTGGTGTCGGTGCTGTTCGGCGTGGTCGCGGCATTCCTTTATGCCGCGCTGATCAGCCATGTCCTGTCGCGCAGCGTCTTCGAACCGTTGGCCGACCGCTCGCCCAACGCCATCGTGGTGACGACGCTGGGCATCCTGATCGTGCTGTCGGAAGCAAGTCGCATCGCGGCCGACACGCATGATCTGTGGCTGCCGCCAATGCTGGCACAGCCCATCGTTTTCGCCGAAGGCGCCGGCTTCAAGGCGACGCTGACGCTGATCCAGGTGCTCGACTGCGCGGTGGTGCTGGCGGCGGTCGCACTCGCCACCTCAGCGTTTGCCCGCTCCAGCTTCGGCCGGCGCTGGCGCGCCGTGTCCGACGACCCGCGCGCCGCCGCCCTGTGCGGCGTCGACGTGCGCGGCGTGTTCCGCCATGCCGTGCTGCTCGGCGGCTTTTGCGCCGCGCTGGCCGGCGTCATGGCCAGCCTCTACTACGGCAATGTCAGCTTCGGTTCCGGCCTCGTCTATGGCCTGAAGATCCTGTTCGTGACGGCGGTCGGCGGCTATCTCTCGCCGCCACGGGCAGCGCTTGGCGCGGCCGCCTTCGGCATGGCCGAATCACTGTGGGCCGGTTATTTCCCGATCGAATGGCGCGATGCGTGGATGTATCTGTTCCTGGTGGCCATGCTGATCCTCATCGGCGCCGGTCGCGACACCGGCAAGGTCGTCTGA
- a CDS encoding CGNR zinc finger domain-containing protein: MTVAWTPHRFTGGLLALDTANTVVLRGDPDRTFDRFDDPAEIARFADAASGFRAAELGDRRLTVSSPTAIAPVVLSIRETTDRLFRGAVSKGAVATADLPDFLRACAEGLARSRTEVGAPGRPFGDPLVPIPFEAALAVSALSLLRDDTVARLRICPNCTWLFVDRSRNSSRLWCDMAVCGNRQKASRHYRRRRMAAHEVKDA; this comes from the coding sequence ATGACAGTTGCCTGGACCCCGCACCGCTTCACCGGCGGCCTGCTTGCGCTCGATACGGCGAACACCGTCGTGCTGCGCGGCGATCCGGATCGCACGTTCGACCGTTTCGACGATCCGGCCGAAATCGCCCGCTTCGCCGACGCGGCCAGCGGTTTTCGCGCCGCCGAGCTTGGGGACAGGCGGTTGACGGTGTCTTCACCGACGGCAATCGCGCCCGTCGTGCTGTCGATCCGCGAGACGACCGACCGGCTGTTTCGCGGCGCGGTGTCGAAGGGCGCGGTCGCCACCGCCGACCTGCCCGATTTCCTGCGCGCCTGTGCCGAGGGCCTTGCCCGCAGCCGCACCGAGGTCGGCGCGCCGGGAAGGCCGTTCGGCGATCCCCTGGTGCCAATCCCCTTCGAGGCGGCGCTGGCGGTCTCGGCCCTTTCACTGCTGCGCGACGACACGGTCGCGCGGCTCAGGATCTGCCCCAACTGCACCTGGCTGTTCGTCGACAGAAGCCGCAATTCCAGCCGGCTTTGGTGCGACATGGCGGTGTGCGGCAACCGGCAGAAGGCCAGTCGTCACTATCGCCGCCGCCGCATGGCGGCCCATGAGGTCAAGGATGCCTAG